In Vidua chalybeata isolate OUT-0048 chromosome 33, bVidCha1 merged haplotype, whole genome shotgun sequence, the following are encoded in one genomic region:
- the LOC128802087 gene encoding zinc finger protein 883-like, which translates to MQQQQQQQQEEEEGAARKRKMAREPQAEQEPGVESREEKSPRQKLLEEALWSGSAAQEPNGEEKPRRCLARRGCERRWRGSQGERASPGRGGGRSSELGVHEPLQDGEKPHECSECGKSFRRKSELVIHQRIHSGERPYRCGECGKGFRLRSSLNVHQRIHTGERPYKCGECGKSFRGSTNLIVHQRGHTGERPYECGQCQKRFRGSSHLVEHQRSHTDERPFRCPDCGKSFNRSSTLTRHRRVHTGERPYECGKCRKRFQSTSDLLVHQRIHTDERPFRCPDCGKGFKHNSVLVTHRRIHTGERPYECGECGKGFSENFSLIVHQRGHTGERPYECGQCQKRFRTSSHLLPHQRSHAQERPFRCPECGKGFKQNFTLTRHRRTHTQERPYECGQCGKRFRTSCDLLKHQRFHTDERPFRCPDCGKGFKLNSHLARHRRVHTGERPYECRQCGKSFSQSSTLSRHQCSRDHKGSAARAPSAGRAPRATPAPTPAGGSALDDPRRAEPR; encoded by the exons atgcagcagcagcagcagcagcagcaggaggaggaggagggggcggcgaggaagaggaagatggcCCGGGAgccccaggcag agcaggagccgggcgtggagagcagggaggagaaatCCCCGCggcagaagctgctggaagaggCCCTTTGGAGCGGCTCCGCGGCGCAGGAACCCAACGGGGAGGAAAAGCCCCGGAGATGCCTCGCGAGGAGGGGCTGCGAGCGCAGATGGCGGGGATCGCAGGGGGAAAGAGCCAGCCCGGGCCGGGGAGGCGGCCGGAGCTCGGAGCTGGGGGTCCACGAGCCGCTCCAGGATGGGGAGAAGCCCCACGAGTGCTCGGAGTGCGGGAAGAGCTTCAGGCGGAAATCCGAGCTGGTCAtccaccagaggatccacagcggggagaggccctacaggtgtggggagtgtgggaagggcttcaggTTGAGGTCCAGCCTGAACGtccaccagaggatccacaccggggagaggccctacaAGTGTGGGGAGTGCGGGAAGAGCTTCAGAGGGAGCACCAACCTGATTGTGCACCAGAGGGgccacaccggggagaggccctacgagtgtgggcAGTGCCAGAAGAGGTTTCGGGGCAGCAGTCACCTCGTTGAGCACCAGCGCTCTCACACTGACGAGAGGCCCTTCCGCTGCCCCGACTGCGGCAAGAGCTTCAACCGCAGCTCCACCCTCACCAGGCACCGGCGCgtccacaccggggagaggccctacgagtgcGGCAAATGCAGGAAGAGGTTCCAGAGCACCTCTGATCTCCTCGTGCACCAGCGCATCCACACGGACGAGAGGCCCTTCCGCTGCCCCGACTGCGGGAAGGGCTTCAAGCACAACTCCGTCCTCGTCACCCACCGGAGgatccacaccggggagaggccctacgagtgcGGGGAGTGCGGGAAGGGCTTCAGCGAGAACTTCAGCCTGATTGTCCACCAGAGGGgccacaccggggagaggccgTACGAGTGCGGGCAGTGCCAGAAGAGGTTCCGCACCAGCTCCCATCTCCTCCCGCACCAGCGCTCACACGCGCAGGAGAGGCCCTTCCGCTGCCCCGAGTGCGGGAAGGGCTTCAAGCAGAACTTTACCCTCACCAGGCACCGGCGCACCCACACCCaggagaggccctacgagtgcGGGCAGTGCGGGAAAAGGTTTCGGACCAGCTGTGATCTTCTCAAGCACCAGCGCTTCCACACGGACGAGAGGCCCTTCCGCTGCCCCGACTGCGGGAAGGGCTTCAAGCTGAACTCCCACCTCGCCAGGCACCGGCGCgtccacaccggggagaggccctacgagtgcAGGCAGTGCGGGAAGAGCTTCTCACAGAGCTCGACCCTGAGCAGACACCAGTGCAGCCGGGACCACAAGGGCAGCGCTGCGAGAGCCCCGAGCGCGGGAAGAGCTCCGCGCGCCACTCCAGCTCCGACCCCCGCGGGAGGATCCGCGCTGGATGATCCCCGGCGGGCAGAGCCCCGGTGA